TTTTCCAAATGCTCCTCTAATGTTGCAAAAATAAGTCCATTATTCAACTCAACTCAACCGAGCCACAATCCCAAACTAATTAAGGTTAACTATATGaattatttttctgcattttgtTCTATTTATAGACATATATTCTAAAAAATTTACCTATATTAAGTCCTCCCTTACTCTTTTATCCTacatacttttttatttttatttttttttcttcttatatgTGCATAAAACCAGATCAAAGGAATATAGCCAGTCCCAAATCCTAATAAAGGGGGAGTGCTGCGGTGGGTTAATAGCCAGTGTAAAACTACTGTCACTTTCTATAAGTATAAATTTGTATAAGAAATACAAGCATGTACCAACCTCAGTGCCAAACCTAGTCAATTTTAGTGTAACATGCCTGAAATCTTTTCTTGTACTCTATCTGCCCCAAAGCATTTGCCTTGCTAACATCAAAAAATAAGCCTATTTCTGAGCCCCATTGTATCCAtaaatatatacaaatatatgcCTATCTCTAAGGCCCATTTTATCCACACAACTATAAAATTAGCTATTACCGTGAGAGGTTGCTGTACTTTGCGGTGACGTCATGAACCAACCTGGAAAAAAAAGCATGGACCTTCTCCTACCTTCCAAAGCGCTGCGGTGGCACCATCCTCATCACCCATCGCCATTGATCGGACGGACCACAGATCCCGTGCCTGTGCCCAACTCATTATTACATCACCTTCCCCTATTAAACCAAGTAACCACGGTAATTAACATAACAACCAAAAAAAAGTTAGCGTTCCTCTCCCTCTCACCATCCTGTCGTCCTCTATCGAGCGAGGAATACAACACCCCACGCGACGCATCGCTCCTTCGAATCTCTTGATCCCCGTGGAGATCCTCTAAACCCTCTCTTCTCGATCTCTTCCGGCCGTCGGCTGGGTAGTCGCTCCGGATCCGGCCAGTTTTCCGTCGCTCCCCgccgccggagtcgactccgggccgATCTCGCGCCGTGAGCTGAGGATTTCTTGGGAAAATGGCGGGAGTGCGGCCTCCCAACATGGACGTCTTCGATGCGTACTTTAGGAGAGCGGATTTGGATCGCGATGGGAGGATTAGCGGGGCTGAGGCGGTTGCTTTCTTCCAAGGGTCCAATTTGCCCAAACACATCCTAGCTCAGGTATCTCGTTTCTttccttttgatttctttttttcctctcgAATCTTGATTGTTTGGTTGGTGATTGGGTATGTATAGCTATTTTTCAAGATTTTGCTTGAATTCTGTTGGTCTTTTAGGGTCTGTAGATGAATGGATGTTTAAATTGGCTGGGGATCAGCGTGGATTGATtgatttgttttttcatttgtTTAATATCTTTTCATTGGAATTCGATTCAGTTCTTATGATCTGGCCTTCGGAGTCTGTTAGGCTTTATTTCATTATAGAggggtgggggggtggggggacAAGAAAGCTAAAACTTGAAGGTTCACATCTCTTCTGTTTTCCATTGCTTTTTCTCCCTCTTGATCTTGTCTAACTTCGCttagtttctttttcttaacTTACTGTTACAGTTTTGTGGAATTTTTTAATGGGTTCAGTTTTCCTTAAAGGTGTATCTAGATGTGTTTCAATTTTATATCAATGCTTAGAAGTTTGTCAGGCCCGATATTTATTCAAAGTGCCTATGTGTGTCACATATTCGTACTGATCACTACTGGAGTATTTTACTGGTTAAAGTTTCATATTGTGTTTTGCTCTCTGTATCTGTTATTATCGCATTCTGGTCATATGTAGATATGGACGTATGCTGATCAGAACCGAACTGGCTTCCTCGGGCGCCAAGAATTCTATAATGCATTGAAACTTGTAACCGTGGCACAAAGTGGGCGTGAACTAACACCTGATATCATAAAATCTGCATTATATGGTCCGGCTGCAGCTATGATTCCAGCACCGCAGATAAATCCTATGTCAACTCCTGCAGCTCAAATGGCTTCAGTCCCTACCCCTCCACCGCAAGTAAATACTATGCTGCCATCATCCACCCAAATGAGTGCTATGGCACCTGCTGCACCTCAAAATCTAGGCTTCAGGGGGCCACAGGTAGCTCCAAATGCAGGCATGAATCAACAGTTTTTCTCCTCGTCAAATGCCAATATCATTAGGCCACCTCAAGCAACACCTGCTGCGCCTTCACTTCAGCTGCATGGAGTCAGTCAAGGACTTTCTGCGGGTAGCAATGTTGCTGGTCCTCGTTTGCCAAGCTCAGTTGCACCAAACATGTCAATAGATTGGCTTGGCGGTACGACAGGTGGAACTGCAGTTGGGGCAACTTCTCAAGCTGTTAGGGGCATTAGCCCTTCACAGTTCCCAAATGGATTTGGCTTGACATTATCTGGTACAACCCCTGGAGCGCCTCCTAAACTGCAAACACAATCTGCACCAGCATCCTCAGTGCAGCTGAAACCTCTGGATCCAGTCTTCCAGTCACATGGAACTGCTGctaataatgataaaaaagCATTGGCTGTATCTGGAAATGGTTTGATATCTGACTCAGCTTTTGGAGGGGATGCATTTTCTGCTACTTCTCAAGCAAAGCCAGATGTTTCTGCACCAACTTTTTCTGCAAGCATTTTGCCCAACTCCTCCAGGATCATGTCACCTGCTGGTTCTCAAAATTTAATTAGGCCAGGTCATCCTGATCCTttacagcataccatggaacttCCTTCTGGTAGTAGTCAGCTTCAACAGACTCAGTCAATAGTTAAGCAAGATCAGCCAGATAAAATGCAGAGCTCTTTAGCATTGGCTACAGTTTCGGCTGGATCTCTCAGTTCAACTTCCAACCAATCGCAGCCTCAATGGCCAAGAATCACTCAATCTGATATTCAGAAGTACTCTGCTGTATTTGTAGAGGTAGACAAGGACAGAGATGGAAAGATCACAGGTGAACAGGCACGTAACCTGTTCCTAAGTTGGAGACTTCCTAGAGGTAGGCATTGTTCCATTACTTTTTGCTGTGTTAAAGTATAATCATTCCAAGGAGTGAGTACGATTTACTTCAAAATGTTATCAGCACCTTAAAGATAAACTGGAATCTGTTTGACATTATCATCTAGATATGAAATTAGAATTTTAGCTCTTGCTCTTAATGCCGAATTCTGTAAGCACAAAGTCTCAAAATTATATAcccaggtatatatatatatatgctcaaATGATTTTGTCTCTTTATGCTTCTGGTACTATCTTGGGCcgcatgtttttcttttttttttttttttcttgttgtgCATGTAAGCTAATTAAAAGGGTAATTTACTTAACTTTCAAAAGGGTCATGATGAACTTGGAGAGCTAATATATCGGCACTGCTATCTTGTTGCTATCTTTTTATGATAAACTGCTAATGCAGTTTGTTCTCCTGAGTTTTCAGAGGTCCTAAGACAGGTGTGGGACTTATCAGACCAAGATAATGATAGCATGCTTTCTCTGAGAGAATTCTGTATTGCTCTCTTTCTGATGGAGCGGTACCGAGAAGGGCGTCCCCTTCCAGCTGTGCTTCCAAATTCCCTTAGGTATGATGAGGCATTGTTACATGCCACAAGTCAGCCTTCATCTTCATATGGTGGTCCAGCTTGGCAACCAAATCCTGGTATTTACCTATCTTTGTTTTTGTAGAAGTAATTTGAAGTTAGGACTGCAGTGATTTAGAACTTCCTCTATTTTAACTTTTTCTTGCAGTTGTTATTATACCACTAATCTTCACCCATTTGTTGTTGTTTGTTTATGGACTAGGCTTACCTCAGCAAGGGATCCTTGGATCTCGTCCCGTAATGCCAGCCACTGGAATGAGGCCGCCAATGCAAACTGTCCCTCTGCAGCCTGATGGTGCAGCACAGTCAGTTCAACAAAAGTCAAGAGTACCTGGATTGGATAATCACCTGGTAAACCGACTCAGCAAGGACGAGCAGAAAACAGTGAACTCAAGTTACCAGGAGGCAACAGATGCTGGGAAAAAAGTATTtttgtcatctttttttttttgtttcagttaTTAATTTTAAGTTGGATGGATGCTATCAATAATTCTTGATATTTACAATTTTAGCTTCATTTCTGTACCTCTATAGCCCACAATTTTACCTGTAAATGTTCATGTTTGTATGGTTTGTTTACATGGCATCCAATACTAGGATAACAAGGCTAGTGGACATTGGGCACTTAATATGTTATGGTAGCCAATACCTAGATGTTTATTAGCCACTAGTACGGGTAACGGTCAACTTGTTTATTAACTGCCCCAAAAATTGTATAAGATCGCTAATCTTtattttaacattttttttcttaataatgATCCTTGAGATGTGGAGCTAGAATAATGGTCAGGTAGTTGATGTAGTCAACTAATGACAGCAAAGACCTAATTATTCTGTTAAAGGTCGCGTGTGCACTTACCATCCTCaggaattataaaaaatattagaaacttcaattttatttcctTCTTGTTTCTGCATCGTCCATGCCTTCTCACAAGCTTATACTTAAGCAGATTACATGATTCATCGctatcattttgttttctggttttttttttttttttgccaaaacCAAAAATTGCGCTATCTGAGTGATCTTTTTTATAGATCTACCTTGAAATTCGATAATCAGAAAATATAAAAGCGAAAACTTCTTCATGGGTTTATTGCTTTGAAATATCATGGAGGGAGCGAAAATATTTCATTCATGAATTCATATGCATGTCACAACTTTGTTGgattcctctttttcttcccctCGCTATATCTTCGTCGGAGAAagtctgcattttttttttggcttaaatgtttgtttttttttgggtaataaGTTTGTAGGTTTAAAGACAGATTTTCTAGATTTCCCTTTGCTCTTCTAAGTGCTTTGCACAAATGACCTTATGCCAGTTGACAAATGATTGCTTGATATGTATAAAACATGCACAAGCATGCTAATGCATTCACACAAGAAATTGCATTATTGTTGTATATGGATGTCTGGAGGGTTGCTGGATGTGTGCTAATATGATCATTCCTGAAACTGTCAAGATGCACCAATTTTTTACGTTCTCcattatttccttttcttttgaagtATCCATCTCTTAAAGATTTTAAGAATTTAGATATTGTATTTTAATCTTGATGATATGTTGTCTCTCTTCGGTGCTTCGCATGTTTTGATAAACTGAGTGAATTCTTATTTTGTTTATGAAATAATCTGCATGGGAACATATTCTGTTGCTGGTTCTTCTTTTGTACCTTTTACTTCTTTTAGTTTCTATCATCATGTAGTTATGGGCATATTGTTCTTGCAAGATAGGATGTACTAATTCTTTTCTTGTATGAAAGGTTCAAGAATTGGACAAGCAGATCCTAGATTCTAAAGAAAAGATTGAATTTTACCGCACCAAGATGCAAGAACTCGTGAGTCCCCTGCTTATTCCTTATATAATTTTCAAACAATGGAACTGTTCTGCATGAATGAGTCCAAACAACTAACTCATACTCGATTTCtcatttcatctcttgaactttTTAAACAGCCTGATTTTGATGGCTATGTGTTAATACTAGCTAATATCTCTGTTTCCTTTCACTTTTTTGCTTATTATAGAAGTAAACTTGTTGAATCTGAGTAGTTGGAAGTACATATATACTTCATCTACATATATAATTTCCTTTTTTCGTCAAC
Above is a genomic segment from Phoenix dactylifera cultivar Barhee BC4 chromosome 2, palm_55x_up_171113_PBpolish2nd_filt_p, whole genome shotgun sequence containing:
- the LOC103720111 gene encoding epidermal growth factor receptor substrate 15-like codes for the protein MAGVRPPNMDVFDAYFRRADLDRDGRISGAEAVAFFQGSNLPKHILAQIWTYADQNRTGFLGRQEFYNALKLVTVAQSGRELTPDIIKSALYGPAAAMIPAPQINPMSTPAAQMASVPTPPPQVNTMLPSSTQMSAMAPAAPQNLGFRGPQVAPNAGMNQQFFSSSNANIIRPPQATPAAPSLQLHGVSQGLSAGSNVAGPRLPSSVAPNMSIDWLGGTTGGTAVGATSQAVRGISPSQFPNGFGLTLSGTTPGAPPKLQTQSAPASSVQLKPLDPVFQSHGTAANNDKKALAVSGNGLISDSAFGGDAFSATSQAKPDVSAPTFSASILPNSSRIMSPAGSQNLIRPGHPDPLQHTMELPSGSSQLQQTQSIVKQDQPDKMQSSLALATVSAGSLSSTSNQSQPQWPRITQSDIQKYSAVFVEVDKDRDGKITGEQARNLFLSWRLPREVLRQVWDLSDQDNDSMLSLREFCIALFLMERYREGRPLPAVLPNSLRYDEALLHATSQPSSSYGGPAWQPNPGLPQQGILGSRPVMPATGMRPPMQTVPLQPDGAAQSVQQKSRVPGLDNHLVNRLSKDEQKTVNSSYQEATDAGKKVQELDKQILDSKEKIEFYRTKMQELVLYKSRCDNRLNEITERASADRREVESLAKKYEEKYKQVGELASKLAVEEATFRDIQERKLELYNALVKMEQGGSADGLLQVRADRIQCDLEELEKALNERCKQHGLHVKPATSIELPFGWQPGTQEGAADWDEDWDKFEDEGFMVVKDLGVEVENFVSASNPKSPTVWSDKASMDEFSPVASSSNANSKNEKPFSTSEQITESGSAYDQSDEGLTRSPGSPGRSTFESPFRSAQFDVHDISPRTKESHSDYGGAESSVFGDKFADEASWNFDDTDSVWGSNAIHLKETDHERTTENSFFGSEDFGLNPIKVDPLSAVSVSGKEKKSLFFEDSVPNSPFFNSGSSPMFNEGRGDDSFNSFSKFDSFRMHDSKFYPPGGSVTKFDSISSSRDFSHIQKFESFDDADPFGSTGPFKSS